From the genome of Homalodisca vitripennis isolate AUS2020 chromosome 8, UT_GWSS_2.1, whole genome shotgun sequence, one region includes:
- the LOC124367373 gene encoding uncharacterized protein LOC124367373, whose product MQSGGEIGGQPEPCWKRPEGPLNVWKVVEADDGTGNKVRVSIQDVPNDPAKREEVIQLMLDHYLADEAISSYMNEKSDPLAEKDLRVIWTYCMSHGITVGAYKLGESGQLLELLGVSVLYVCTPETNEEVGNIVERLQSPNQSKMSRVVGDLWERSDEEFNKVFGEEPHIAGWGMVVAKQFRGQKLGVELLEARKKIGQKYKIPATRSVFTSAISQSTARRAGFVSVFEIDYEKIVNDAGVPEFPGFKEKTLKIMARRC is encoded by the coding sequence ATGCAGTCTGGTGGAGAAATTGGTGGTCAACCAGAACCATGCTGGAAACGTCCCGAAGGACCATTAAACGTATGGAAAGTTGTGGAGGCGGACGATGGAACTGGCAATAAAGTTCGGGTTTCCATTCAAGATGTGCCAAATGATCCGGCTAAACGAGAAGAAGTGATCCAGCTGATGTTAGATCACTATCTTGCAGACGAAGCAATATCTTCTTACATGAACGAAAAAAGTGACCCGTTGGCCGAAAAAGATTTGCGTGTGATTTGGACCTATTGCATGAGTCATGGTATAACCGTGGGTGCGTACAAACTTGGAGAATCAGGTCAATTGTTGGAGCTCCTTGGGGTCAGTGTACTGTACGTTTGTACACCAGAGACAAATGAAGAGGTTGGCAATATAGTCGAGCGGTTACAGTCACCGAACCAATCGAAAATGAGTCGTGTAGTGGGGGACCTCTGGGAAAGATCAGACGAGGAATTTAACAAGGTGTTTGGTGAAGAGCCGCACATCGCCGGATGGGGCATGGTCGTGGCCAAACAGTTTCGAGGACAAAAGCTCGGTGTTGAACTTCTTGAAGCACGGAAGAAAATCGGTCAAAAGTACAAAATTCCTGCAACACGTTCAGTATTTACGTCGGCCATCTCACAATCTACTGCCCGACGAGCTGGGTTTGTTTCAGTGTTTGAAATTGACTATGAGAAGATAGTAAATGATGCTGGTGTTCCTGAATTTCCAGGATTCAAggagaaaactttaaaaataatggcaAGAAGGTGTTAA